In Drosophila subpulchrella strain 33 F10 #4 breed RU33 chromosome X, RU_Dsub_v1.1 Primary Assembly, whole genome shotgun sequence, the DNA window ATGCTTTGAAATTGCATCCTTTGCATTCTGCTTCTGGGTAAGGAATTCATCTTATATTTCAAAATCGAATCCAGGAATCCAGAGGATGCTGTCTTCTAATAAGCAAAATGTGCCACAAGCCTTAAAAATTGCTGTACATGCACATGCAAACTTATTATGAGTTTCTGGAAACTAAAAGCAAGGTATATTTGCCAATTAGGAACGGGCTAAGCGTAGCAACCAGATGCTTTTCGTATTAAACAAAATTCACGAGAAAAGCCTGCATGTACTTGAAAAAGGCCACATTAAGCTTGCATGACTTTAAGCTATCTAGTTCTAAGTTCTCAATGTTTATTTTGCAATAAActgtaatttaaaatgtatatttccTAAAAACAAATCTTGATTTATATCGAAATCTTAAATGTATTTGCTGAGCAATACAAAGGTGTTATTAATCTGCttatttccttaaaaatggtatttgTTCTAAGAAGTgacataaaattaaaatgtttgttttgcatataagtatatataaaaatatattttattttataatttaaagtaataaataatttgtCACTGTAtggtatatattttaaaataattgtgtaatttttaaaaatttctagGAAAGCCATAAAACTGGGAACATGTTTTAAAATTGCGGGAGATATTAATTAACTGTGCAGGCAATACCAAATTGCAGCCTATTTGGCCGGAAAAGCGGCTAATGAGTGGAAAATGCAAAATGTTGCACTTTGTGCTTATTTGCTCTCGTGTCCGGTGTTTCTGAGAAAACTTTAACAACCGACTAACTTTGTTTGGCCCGAAATTAAATTAGTTGTGACCTTCGCCGTGACCGGCGATGCAGTTGTTTTGGTGTCGACTTGCTGTTTTTGTCCATGACAGTGTGTTCAATTAGTGCCTTCCGGTGAAACGTTGAGCGTGGCTTTCATCCGGTGTGGTTAAAGTACCTCTCTGCACTGGGATTTTTCTATgaatttatttgctttgagTGTCCAATTATGGTGTATTAAGCAAAATAACACGAATGCCATTTCGGAGCTTTTAAActattaaattttgtaaacaaTTTGGAGTGATGTGATTTAATTATTCCAGTGACAAGAATTTTTTGCCTGATTAGGTTATGGATACACAAATTACgtttttaaaagtattaaCTCAAAATTTGCTTTTACACAGCgccaaatttatttaaaaacagtgTAACTGTTCCTCGATGCCTTAATTTTTGTAACCTGTGAATACCTATGAATATTTCTAGCAGGAAGCCATTGGCATTGGCAGGCTTGTCCCTCATTGAGCGGCTTTAAAGGGCTTCAAGGCTACAACTCGATTTTCCGTTCGTGACATTGGAATTGGATCAGAGAGTTAATTATTTGTCTTGTGTCGGTGGACACGACCGCAGGACATGGTGCTTGCTGCCATTGTCCTCGTGCGAGTCAAATGAGCATCCAATTTTCGATGTGCATTGCCATTCATGTTCATCACAATGCAGGCTATAATTTGATTAGTGCCGGCGGGAAATTCCGCGAATCTCTCTTGCTCTGGGAATAGTAAAAAAAACGtgaaaaaattatgttttctGAAAATTTATTGTGTTCTTTGGAACcccatttattcaaaatttaaaattaataaactaGATGAAGGgcaattgttttaatatttaaaaataatattttttattgccaCAGTTCAGTTCTTTAAATTCTTTGACTTAACTTATATACCTTTTATAATAGTTACTTATAtacttttataatatatacCTTAGTAAGTGCGTTTTATAAGCTAAAAGGCCACAAACAAGGGCAGTTGACGGAATCTgaaaaatattgcaaaaatcaatttaattaactcaattaaaacttttaaatagtGGAGTGTAGTGAATGGTAACGAACTTGTCATCTGATATTTGACGTCAcgtaaaaaatttcaaataattGTATTGTAAAGCATTTACAAAAACATTCGCGTAATTTGTTCGTGagataattatacccgttactcgtagagtaaaagggtacaatagattcgtcgaaaagtatgtaacaggcaggaggaagcgtttccgaccccataaagaatatatattcttgatcaggatcactagccgagtcgatatagccatgtccgtctgtccgtctgtctgtccgtccggatgaacgctaagatctcggaaactatgaggctattgagatttggcgtgcagattcctgagcttcttacgcagcgcaagtttgtttcagtagagtgccacgcccactctaacgcccacaaaccgcccaaaactgtggctcctacagttttaatgctagaataaaaattttagctgaaatgtattgttctcatcaatacctatcgattaataaaaaaaaagtttgccacgcccgcttttacgcccataacgcttaagtctgtctaccaccgataggtggcgcattatgatacagtcgtccgattttgataaaattaaattcgaaacacagagctaattaaaaaatattatttccaagcctaggaggttatatgttaaacaaggaagaacgctatagtcgagtacctcgactatcagatacccgttactcagctaaagggaccaaagggaaatagagatatgcaagcagcaaagcgaggttgaaatgcgccacctatcggcggtagacaaacttaagcgttatgggcgttagagtgggcgtggcaacattttttttggatcaatcgataggtattgacgagaccaatacatttcagttaaaattttatatctagcatgaaaactgtgggccccacaggcttgggcggtttgtgggcgttagagtgggcgtggcatattcgaacaacaaacttgcgctgcgtacaaggctacggaatctaaatcggaaatcccaattctctatctttgatagtttccgagatatccgcgttcatacttacgattttttgaagtttgtaggcggtttgtgggcgttaaagtgggcgtggcaaacttttttgatgtcaatcgataggtattgataagaccaattcatttcagtttaaacttttactctagcatcaaaactgtaggagccacagttttgggcggtttgtgggcgttagagtgggcgtggcagtctactgaaacaaacttgcgctgcgtaaggaatgtgcacgccaaatctcaacagcctagctctcatagtttccgagatctcagcgttcatccggacagacagacggacatggctagatcgactcggccagtgatcctgatcaagaatatatatactttatggggtcggaaacgcttccttctgtctgttacatactttccgacgaatctagtatacccttttactctacgagtaacgggtataaatataaaatgacAAATTAAATCCCTTTTGCAAAATTCTAAAGCTTTATTAAGACATTTGTCAAGAATAAGAGTTTAAGCAATTCCGCGGCGCTTTCTGCGCTTCTGAGCATGGGCGGGGTGCTCTATATGGACTTAGGGAAAGGTGGCTCATAAACCCCTTTTCCTGAATGGGGGTGATATCCTTCGACACCGGTCAAAGATGGGTGCGAGAGTTTCTTCCGCTTCTGGAGCGGGGATGACAGTTTAAAACTATCATTTGGACGGGACAGGCCGCCGCTCGTGGAAGCACGCTCCTGGCGGGGTGACGGATCCATAATCTCCTTCGAGGCCTTGGAGCTCTGGTGGACCACTTCCGGACGTACCCGCTTGGTCAAAGATGGGTGCGAGAATTTCTTCCGCTCCTGGAGCGGGGATGATAGCTCAGAACTATCATTGGGACGGGACAGACCGCCACTAGTGGAAGCACGCTCCTTGCGGGAAGATGGATACTCATTCTCCTTCGAGGCCTTGGAGCTCTGGTGGACCACTCCCGGACGTACCGGCTTTGGGCGGAGAAACATAGTGCCTACCTTGGGCACCACCAGGTTATCGGTGGGATCGGGAGGCTTGGTAAGAGATGTCTCCAAGACTTTCTTCCGCTTCTGGAGCGGGGAGGATAGCTTAGAACTATCATTTGGACGGGACAGGCCGCCACTAGTGGAAGCCTTGGACCTCTGGTGGACCACTCCCGAACGTGCCCGCTTGGTCATAGATTGGAGCGAAAGTTTCTTCCGCACCTGGAGCTGGGATGATAGCTCAGAACTATCATTTGGACGGGACATTCCACCGCTTGTGGAAGCACGCTCCTGGCGGGGAGACGGGTCCACATTCTCCTTCGAGGCCTTGCAGCTCTGGTGGACCACTCCCGGACGTACCCGATTGGTCAAAGATGGGTGCGAAAGTTTCTTCCGCACCTGGAGCGGGAATGATAGCTCAGAACTATCATTGGGACGGGACAGTCCGCCACTAGTGGAAGCCTTGGACCTCTGGTGGACCACTCCCGAACGTGCCCGCTTGGTCATAGATTGGTGCGAAAGTTTCTTCCGCTCCTGGAACGGGGATGATAGCTCAGAACTATCATTGGGACGGTACAGACCGCCACTAGTGGAAGCCCTGGACCTCTGGTGGACCACTCCCGAACGTGCCCGCCTGGTCATAGATTGGTGCGAAAGTTTCTTCCGCACCTGGAGCGGGAATGATAGCTCAGAACTGTCATATGGATGGGACATTCCGCCGCTTGTAGAAGCACGCTCCTGGCGGGGTGACAAATCCATAATCTCCTTCGAGGCCTTGGAGCTCTGGTGGACCACTCCCGGATGTACCCGCTTGGTCAAAGATGGGTGCGAGAATTTCTTCCGCTCCTGGAGCGGGGATGATAGCTCAGAACTATCATTGGGACGGGACAGTCCGCCACTAGTGGAAGCCTTGGACCTCTGGTGGACCACTCCCGAACGTGCCCGCCTGGTCATAGATTGGTGCGAAAGTTTCTTCCGCACCTGGAGCGGGAATGATAGCTCAGAACTGTCATATGGATGGGACATTCCGCCGCTTGTAGAAGCACGCTCCTGGCGGGGTGACAGATCCATAATCTCCTTCGAGGCCTTGGAGCTCTGGTGGACCACTCCCGGACGTACCCGCTTGGTCAAAGATGGGTGCGAGAGTTTCTTCCGCTCTTGGAGCGGGGATGATAGCTCAGAACTATCATTGGGACGGTACAGACCGCCACTAGTGGAAGCCCTGGACCTCTGGTGGACCACTCCCGAACGTGCCCGCCTGGTCATAGATTGGTGCGAAAGTTTCTTCCGCACCTGGAGCGGGAATGATAGCTCAGAACTGTCATATGGATGGGACATTCCGCCGCTTGTAGAAGCACGCTCCTGGCGGGGTGACGGATCCATAATCTCCTTCGAGGCCTTGGAGCTCTGGTGGACCACTCCCGGACGTACCCGCTTGGTCAAAGATGGGTGCGAGAGTTTCTTCCGCTCTTGGAGCGGGGATGATAGCTCAGAACTATCATTGGGACGGTACAGACCGCCACTAGTGGAAGCCCTGGACCTCTGGTGGACCACTCCCGATCGTGCCCGCCTGGTCATAGATTGGTGCGAAAGTTTCTTCCGTACCTGGAGCGGGTATGATAGCTCAGAACTGTCATATGGATTGGACATTCCGCCGCTTGTAGAAGCACGCTCCTGGCGGGGTGACAAATCCATAATCTCCTTCGAGGCCTTGGAGCTCTGGTGGACCACTCCCGGACGTACCCGCTTGATCAAAGATGGGTGCGAGAATTTCTTCCGCTCCTGGAGCGGGGATGATAGCTCAGAACTATCATTCGGACGGGACAGACCGCCACTAGTGGAAGCACATTCCTTGCGGGAAGTCGGATCCTCATTCTCTTTCGTGGCCTTGGAGCTCTGGTGGACCACTCCCGGACGTACCGACTTTGGACGGAGAATCATAGTGCCTACCTTGGGCACCAGCAGATTATCGGTGGTATCATGCGGCTTGGTAAGAGTTGGGTCCAAGACTTTCTTCCGCTTCTGGAGCGGGGAGGATGGCTTAGCCCCATCTGTTGGACAACTTGACAGCTGGCGATTGGCCAATGGACGGGACGGGCCGCGGCTTGTGGAAGCTACCTCTTGGCGAGGCGACGGATCCAAATGCTCCTTCGCAGCATTTCGCTTTTCATTTATTTCCTTCCTGGAAAGGCGGATGGGCTTACGAGTGTCGATCTTGATGTTGAATAGCGAATCGGTATCGGGATAACTGGGCTTACGGCCAGGGCCCGACAGACGGGAAAGCTCACGGCTTGTGGAAGCTTGTCTCTGGCTGGAGGACGGTTCCTTCAAATTTTGGCGGCGCACTTCCTGCACTGGCTTCCTCTTCGGGGCCCTTTTCGTTAGTTTCTTACCCATTTTCTGATATTAACTGACTTCTGTCAACAGCCAAGGCCTCTATTTATACTGTTCCAAGTGATAGGGTTTCCACCCTTACAGTTTTAAGACGCCTACTTTATCACGTTTTggtaattaataaatttggtgatttatttatttactagCAAGATTAAAAAATTTGCAAGTACATCGGTTATATCTTGTACCCTAATTCCCTACCCTAATGCACCATTTCTGCAAAAATCGTTATGAGAAAAACAATTCTTTAGTCAAGTTCAGATGGCTTTGAGGTCGATTTTCTATTTTAGTTTCATTTTACCATTTACAATTACCTAACAGAtacctttttatacccttgcagagggtatattgatttcagtcagaagtttgcaacgcagtgaaggagacgttaccgaccccataaagtatatatattcttgatcagcatgactagacgggccgatctagccatgtccgtctgtccgtccgtttctacgcaaactagtctctcagttttaaagctgtcgggctgaaactttcccaaaagtcttatatcttttgcaggtagtatataagtcggaaccagccggatcggacaactatatcttatagctcccataggaataataggaaaaacaaattttaaaaaatatctttggtgttttttagcatataacctcctaagcttggaaattatactttttaattatcaaaaaatcggacgactatatcatatagctgccataggaacgatcggaaaattggtggaaaaataaaatgaaacaaattatagcttcggtgtttttcaacacataacctccaacgcttgaaaaaaacattttttaattagttctgaatttcgaatttaattttatcaaaatcggacgactatatcatatagctgccataggaacgatcggaaaaacaaaaatttttttttcgattattcctatgggagctataagatatagttgtccgatccggctggttccgacttatatactacctgcaaaagatataagacttttgtgatagttttagcccgatagctttaaaactgagagactagtttgcgtagaaacggacggacagacggacatggctagatcgactcgtctagtcatgctgatcaagaatatatatactttatggggtcggaaacgtctccttcactgcgttgcaaacttctgacttaaatcaatataccctctgtaAGGATATAATAATCACAAAGTAAAgtttcaaatttttaaaattgaagcGTGTTTATAAATAAACACAAATCTTACTATGCTATGAAATTGTTAAATAGagccaataaataaataacaggtacaataaattataaaaatttgtatatacATCAACTAAACTTTCCCCCCTCGCTGCGTGGGCAGGAATGATTAATTTTCGCCGGAAGCCGAAACAGAACAAACACGAGGTATCATAATACAGTGAATTCAAATTATGACATCGCCTCCTGTCAGATCCAATCAATGTGCATATTGTTCGGGCAAATACAATGTAAAAGAGGGCCACATCTCGTTAATAAACGacacaaatttaatttatggaACAGcattaaaaactaaattcaAGTATCCATGCGTGAAATAATGTGCAAGCAAAAAAGCCTGGTAAATTGTGGCACATAATTAGTTGgggttttaattaaaatgccaAATGCGAAACgctgaaaaaataatttccaaGTGAAACTGTAATCCAAATTTGTCAGCTCATTAATTTCAGCTAAGCCCGAAAAGAGATGGATATTGATATCACTAATTTGCAGCAAATGCACTAATTACGAAATTTATATTAGCTAGTGCAAACTCATGCAGACAGCTTAATAAGCAAGTTTTAGGTATCAATTCACTAAAATCATTTAATAGACAGTAAAgcaaaaggaaataaagtcGATAATTGGCAATTGCAGGAGGCTTACTAAAATATTCAGACctttaaaaccattttttatttcacaATTATTCAAGGAGGCTGAGTGGGGAAGAAAGTCCATTTGGTGTCTTCCCAAAATCTACAGCTAggcaaaaatattgaattgtAGTTAAAGTGGTTCTAGAATCTCTTAAGGTTGGGTGGGTCATATGTTTAAAAAGATGTAATGGGTCTGTAAACAACTAAACAATTAAAATTAGAACaaagataaataaacaaaaatataaattaccTATAAAGTTTTGTTTATGTTCAGGATATTTCTTGAAAAGTAGGCCTTGTGATATCTGTTCAATGTAACAGAACAATCTCAACGagttgaaatttatataagttGCTTCCCTTTTGATCAGTGCTTGCAAAATTTCAGTGGAAAAAGATGTCCCGCCCCCAGAACAGCATCAATGTGTATGTGCCGCCGGTGAGCAGTTTCCCGGAACCCAGTTTGCTCGGCGGCTATGATCTCCAGGACTGCATGGAGTTGCCCAAGCCAGCGGAGGTCCTTGAGGATGTGTCCGAGGACCGGGAGCCGCACTTCCTCTACGTAATCGACAGCCGGGGCAGGCTTTTGGAGCACATCCGGTACTACGGAGACGATTACCGGATGGCCCTGCGGGAGGCCTTCGCATCGAAGCTACTCGACCATCCGGATAATGGTGCAGACTTTGGAATGGGACCCGGACCCAATCGAGAATTGCAGACCGAGGACCCCAGTCAGTTTCagcaataaataatatttactcTTGCAATTAAGCCACTTCTTTTCTCAATTGGCCGAGATAAAATTCCTGGCTTATTTGGCaatataattgaaattttatcaaatataatttttaagcgATTTGCTGCAAATATGTACTTAAGCTACAGtaaacaattttcattttaacACAGTTCTTACCCGCTGACCAAACCAATTTAACGTGAAAACAATGCCATTTTTTTGCAACATATTTGTACAACAGATGGACCACTTCAACGAACTTTTCCCCCCTATTTCACTCGCATGAAGGGctgataaaaatatttgtatttacttTCTGGTCACAATTTGTGAAAAAcgattttgttattttttcccCTGCTGTTGGCCAGAATTGAAAGTTGAAAAATGAAATGTGGAAAGCAAATTACATTTGCATCGGAATGTGTTGGGCATGCAGATGGGATATGCATCTGTTTTTGCATCTGAATCTGCATCTGCACCTGCGAATGGACCTTTATCTGTATCTGGAGGTATTTGCGTGAGTTACTTCGTAGCATAATGCGGTTTTTATAGCCTGAGGTTTTAATGCTTTACTGATTCACAGTTGAAATATGTTAAGCCCGGTTTTTTTCACAACTGAAAGATTAATATTGTTGGCAGGGAGATGACTGTCCATTTACAACATGTTCGTTGAATGGATTTCAGATAATTTAAGCTAGtttgaaataatttatttgtgaaTTTAATGATGAGGAAATCAATATGACTGCCAAAATTTGACCAGTTAAACATAGATTatgctaattaaaaatttttaagtgcCCGAAAATATGAAATTGAACTGTTTATAATGTAATTTCGATAAAAGTAGGGCTTTGTCCCCTTTTTTAAGCCATTTATGATCCCTTGACTAATTCCGATAGTTGAGCTTGCACAGGTATTACGTATTCGACCCATTACACCTCGACCTTAGCTTGGCGCAATTTATGACTTTTTTGCATGGCTCCCAGCTCCCCCATTTTAAAAAGAGGATCTTAAAGAGCAGGGTTTTGTTAAATTTGATGTGTGTCCTCGCCATGGCAACAGGTCAAGAGGACAGGACATGAGATGGCCAGGATATCTGGTTAACTGGATTGGAATGGCCTCGCCTGCACCGCACTTAAAGCCTTgcgaattattaaaaaaaaagggtaAGAACTCAGTTCCATTGGCATGGCAGCCAATTTGCGCGCACGTAAACACCTGAGCTCCCATGTTGCTAACTCAGTCGAAAGCCATTCAGCTCCCTAATTGGATAGGTTACATAGCATTTTGGGCGTAAATGTGTAGCAGGACGGATTCGATGTTGTCTCGTTTTGAATGACTGCTTCAACTGAATGGCGAATGCAATATCGCACAAACACACTCGTATCGATTGAGCCGATCTGCAAGGAGGCTTCATTAGCCAAGCGAACCACAACACAAGTTTCCATTTCCCTTCAAGCGATAGGCCAATCCCTCAGCTTAAGGCATTTCGGCTTCAATAAATTGGATTTAGTAAAGCATATATGCACAGTGCATTGCGCAGTCAACAAGTAAGGAGATGTTACCTTAAAACCTGCTGGTTATGATAAGATATTATGTTATATTCTATTATTTGCACTAACACAAggtaaattgtttaattatgCCCAAGTTTTGATTTCTAAGAACATAATAGCcatgataaaataaataatattcgGTTCAGTGAATTCAGTTAACCTAAGTAAACAGTCTAACAATGTTTAATATTACCATGAAATCTATTATTGAAActatttcattaaatatatatttcggcTTCAATAAATTGGATTTAATAAAGCATATATGCACAGTGCATTGCGCAGTCAACAAGTAAGGAGATGTTACCTTAAAACCTGCTGATTATGATAAGATATAATGTATGTATTATCTATTGTATTATTTGCACTAACacaaagaaaattgtttaattatgCCCAAGTTTTGATTTCTAAGAACATAATAgccattataaaataaataatattcgGTTCAGTGAATTCAGTGAACCTAAGTAAACAGCCTAACaatgtttaatattaatatgaaatctattattgaaattaattcattaaatataGTAGGGGAGTGTAGGAACGACTCGTGTTTTGAATGTCACATTTTCAAAAACTAAccattttcaaatcaaaaagtTGCTGACATCTATTTAGCATATTCCTGTAAGAGGTCGATGGTGAAATTCCACCGGAGTGAAATACTTCAGCTCTTGGCGTAAGCCAATATTTTGTTCACTTTTTAAAGTTGTAGGGTAAGGTGACGAACTGATAAATACACACTTATACTCTATGCAGatgtgaaaattattttttttttcaagaaaagttaaaaatgtacaataatggatacaaatttaactgtacACTTAAAAAAACGTCTACTTCAGTTCTGTGTTTAAATTGATCAAACTAAGTTGTTCAATTTCTAGTTCTCGAAAATCagcaaaaaataattgtttttttttttgctatcagctataaaaaataatcaaataacGATATAATGTCAACAAATaccaataaaattaaatattcaaatattCGTAACGATACCCTGCAAGGTACTGTTGGAAACATTTATAAGGCGAAAAAGAAAAATCACAAAGTACCATAAAGTGTTGCCAAAAATCTTATTAATActtgtaaatatttatcaaaCTTGGTTTTTCACactgaattttttatttttgcttcaATTTTTTGGTCAAAATTATCTCACGAACAAACTACGCAAActcttattatatgatatTATAGTAAATACATTGTTGGCACGATAAGAAAAATCGACTAGAATTATTTTTTGATGTGACGTCACATAAGAGATTGACGAGTTCGTCATCTTACCCTACTCGACACCTTGCCCTAACATCCCCTAacatttaatattatgaaattaaattaatatattatataaaattaattttaagaatttatgtacattttttttaaaattatatatcagAAAACGAAAGAAAATGGATTTTTTTTGTAACTTTGTAAAAACATTTTGACTATGAAAAAGCGATGCATTACTATTGTCATCAACGGAGTTTAATTTATAACTTTGAAATTGTGTAAAAGACGCTAATTAACGAAGCTTAATTTTGAAAGGTGCTTATAAAGATTATAAAGCATTTCAATGCTTGGCAgacaaataacaaaaaatattcgagATGAAAAGTTGCTACCTTAAAAGGACTGATTTTTAGAAGAATCGGCCGCCATAAAAGACTAGGCTATCGGGCAGATTCGCCGAATCTCGGATTCTCGGGCTCGGATTTCCC includes these proteins:
- the LOC119557506 gene encoding uncharacterized protein LOC119557506, which produces MSRPQNSINVYVPPVSSFPEPSLLGGYDLQDCMELPKPAEVLEDVSEDREPHFLYVIDSRGRLLEHIRYYGDDYRMALREAFASKLLDHPDNGADFGMGPGPNRELQTEDPSQFQQ